The following coding sequences are from one Streptococcus mitis window:
- a CDS encoding SP_0009 family protein has product MENLLDVIEQFLSLSEEKLEELADKNQLLRLQEEKERKNA; this is encoded by the coding sequence ATGGAAAATTTATTAGATGTAATAGAGCAATTTTTGAGTCTATCGGAAGAAAAGCTGGAAGAGTTGGCTGATAAAAATCAATTATTGCGTTTACAAGAAGAAAAGGAAAGGAAG